Part of the Antechinus flavipes isolate AdamAnt ecotype Samford, QLD, Australia chromosome 2, AdamAnt_v2, whole genome shotgun sequence genome is shown below.
TTTCAAAAGGTACTAATGAAGAAAGATAGCATTCCAATCCTGGCACTGGAAGATTGTGTGAATGTGTGGAGAAACTGGAATGTTGTatacaagaaatagaaagtaggCCATTTTGGTTAGGAAATAGAGTATATCATGGGAAaactaagaggaaaaaagaataaatcaaatgaCAATGGCAGGGGTGGGGGCGGACACACTTGAGGCTTTCCCAATAAATATACTAGTAAAGCACCATATCCAATTCAATTAAatacaataaacttttattaaataccttctatttatttattctatttatttccagACAGCACTAgagataaaatggaaacaatcttCTAAGTCCACACCTTTGTACTGGCTATCTCCTAtgtcatgcctggaatgttcttcctcatcTGCACCTTATGAAATTCTTGCTTCTGTTTAAGAATGAGTTCAGGTGCTACTCCAATGTGAGACACGTCCTGACTGTCAATTGTTATTTGAATTAGTTCTACGAATACTAGTAACTAAATAACAAtaagactagaaaaagaaattaaaggaataaacattGGTAAAGGAAGACAAAATAATCCTTGTTTAAAGATAGCATGAaagtattctaaaaaaaaaaccttagagagTCAACAAagaattgttataattattacttCAGTGAAGTAGGAAGATGTAAAATAAACCTTCAAAAACTTCAGCTCTTTTATATAGCAAGAGTAAATGCAAGAGGGaaactaaaaagagaaattctatttaaaataatcttttaaatgcAAAGATacttattgataagagaaatgcaaattaagacaactctgaggtaccactacatacctctcagatatatatacatatacatgtatatatatatatgtgtatatatatatatatacatatatatatatatatagagagagagagagagagagagagagagagagagagagagagagagagagagagagagaaagtaatagccaaattcatttggagaagtaaaaaatctagaatttaaagaatttttttaaagtagtactTCCAGATTTCACATTGTATAACAAAGCAACTAtcaccaaaactatttgttaccaattaaaaatagaaaactaaatcaatcaattaacaagtatttaagtGCCCACTATATGCTAGCTATTATGCTAGGCATTAGAAATGCAcagatgaaaatgaaacaatttctgccctcaaagagcttacatttctTAGGacatataatgtatacatacataaatatatacaaagtaaatataaggtaatttggcAAGCAAGGCACTAGAACGCGAAATGATCAAATTATATGAGGGAATGACATGAGCAGAACTTGAAAAGAAGAAACtcattctaagaggcagagatgaggatcAACTACATACCAGGCATGAGTAATTGATAGCCTGTACAAAGATGGAATGCTAGACAAGGTCACTTTAGCCATATTATAGAGTGTATAAGTGGAATTAATATAGTCGGGTTGTAAAGACAATTAAAGACACACAGAAGACTTTGCTTCTCTGCTGGGGAATTGCTAAAAACACAATatgtgaaagcaaaaaaaaaaaattatcaatccataagaaataggaaaaattaagaaaggctTAGGAAAATATGACCTGATACAAAGTGTTTTAAGTAggacaacaacagcaacaataaaaatgtcTACATTGACAACAGCAatgtagaggaaaagaaaaaaaattacctaataTTTCCTATGTATATGTTGTGGATATACCTATGTACATGTTTTGCCATATgttataagttctttgaaggcagaaacttGTCTCATTTGTGTCTTTCAAATCCTGGTCCTTAAGCATAAAGACTGAATGAATAATTATATCACTAAATAACCCTAATGAAAAGTTGATAAAATTCATCTGCTTCCTTTCACTGCAGAGATGGAGGAATCTGGGTGTGAAATATTACATATGCTCTCAAAGAAAGTTTTACTAATCTGTTTTTCTtatgtacacatatttgtattgcatatatgtgtttgtatgttgGTGTTACATGtttttctcaaagaggatcatgacatcagggaggtgatgccatggcatgcatatatgcatacatataagtatatgtacatatgtgtatatacatgcttatatacatgtatatgtaaatataaaattcaatacCTCTGAGAATGGTGACTTAGGAATCCAACTTTTTCCAATACCAataataatacatacacatatacacacatatccttacataaacacatgtgtatataaacacacatatatgcatatatacatgcttacatatatttgttacaagaaatgtgtatttataaatatatatttgttatatgaaattattctctgagtaaaggagggagaaggatatatttggaattaaagggccttcataaaaataagacttttttaaaaaaataagaaatcaaccaatttatgtttatttagtatttatttgcaCAATTTGTGTGCAAAACCCTCTgggctttgaaaaaaattagctCTGTCCCTCTatttgataaagaaataaagtgaaaccAATCCTCTCCATCAAGAATTTTATAGCCCAACCATATCTTTTAACAGAGAAGAAGACAATCCCACCAAatgatttatttagaaatataaacagagtATATAAAGAATCCCACTAGGAAGTCATCTTAGAACACTGAATGCTAAAAACAGAAAATTCTGTAGCATATGGAATGTTCAAGATAAAATTGAACTTAGAATGCCATAGTGACAAAACTCCttagaacatttatttttaattataagaaaCCATTTAATCAAAACTCCTAATTAAATGCATGAGGAAGTTAAATaacatgtccaaggtcacaaagcatTTAGTTTCAGAGTTAATATTCAATCCCAGATCCTCTGATGTGAAATTCAGTTTTTTCCTACTCCACCACATTGTCCCTGATATGCCTCATTAAAGACAGAACATACATTTCTGCAGCTACAAAGAAcctttagaacacagaacagagagagagagagagagagagagcgcgctcTTGAAACACAGAAAATAAAGTTTAGAAATTATCTTGGCCAGTGTTCTCACATCTCTTCAAATGTGTATAATTTcttgtgtttattctttcttttcaagtGGATATATGAATTTGGGAGAAAAGTATACAATGACTTCATGAAATTAACTGGTGAGTTAAAGACTGATTTTTAACAACTAACTTTCAAGCCCATATAAACAATTCTTGTGTAGTGGCAAAAGCATTGGTTTAGGCATTGGGGAAACTGGTTTAAATCATAACTCTTAACTACTAAAAACATGGGCAAGCCTatctttttttgttctctctaaaactcaattttctattctgtaaaaTATAGGGAAAACAATTCCTAGTCCCGCTtttcaccaagcatttattaactacttactatgtaccaggcactgtactaagtgctttataaatattatctcatttgatcctcaaaacaactcaaGAAGGTAAGTGcagttattgtccccattttgcagatgaggaaattcaggttaataaaggttaaattacttgcccaattACATCATAGTAagagaggcagcatttgaatcaggtcttcctgactccaagcctaagGTTCTATTCAATCTCTTATCTATGCTAGAGAGCTTAACTTCCTCTTTTGGGCAGttctaggtgacacagtggataaggTGCCACGTTTAGAataggaagacttaagttcagtTTTGgcattagacacttactagctatgtaaacttaggcaagtcacttaaccctatttgcccaaattcctcatctgtaaaattaattggagaaagaaatggcaaaccacaccagggtctttgccaagaaaacccaaacagGATTATAAAAAGTTAATCAGGACTGAAACAAATCTTTAAGAAACTTTAActtaaatagaacaaaaatctGCTTCCTTGTAATGTTTTCCACTCCCCCTATCCCTTAGTATATCTTTTCTTAGACTGAGATACAAAGGTCAATAAGGAGAAGTATGAGCTTCATACTTCAGTGCCTCTGAGTAGAGAATTCTATATGGGTGATATAAGAATCCAAATCTTTCCAAAACCAATTTTGATGAATCTCTTCTAGTGTCATTTTGCatgataattaattaatataaaattaattcctGGGAGAAATCTCTTAGAAGATCCAGCGCTTGGTACACAGAATTTAGTTGGAATTCTAGACAAAAAGATCTGTATAattttagatagatttttttaaaaaaagatttttgtaagTCTAAGTATGGATCagttagttgtttttgtttgtttgttttgcggGGAGAGttaggagggggagaaaggagggagacagtGGAAGGCTCTTTGCCTGGATCAGTTATTTTAATCTATTCAGAAACCCTCCATCATGGAAACTTCCTCTAGGGAATCTCCCTCTAGTGGTAAAAATCAGAAATTAGCttcaatatttaatattaagaGAATTACCTGGATGCTCTAAAGGTAAGTTCTCAATGGGTACTGTGTGATAAAAGAAGCATTTGAAACATTCTGACACTAAGACAAACACTTACTTCATGCGATTTTCTCTGAATCTAATAAGGTAAAATAATAGTGACAAATGTAAAGTTCTAAACTTGGGCTCATAAAAATCAATGGCATAAATGCTGAATGGGGAAGACATGGTAAAAGATTAGTTTCAATGAAGATCTGCAGAATCTTAATGGAACAAATCAACTGTGTGATTTGTCAGGCAACAAGGATACTTCAATCTTATGTTGGAGATATTGCTATTATAATCCCACTGTTCTCCGCTTTGATCAGATGATATCTAGATCATTATTTAGTTGTAGGCAAAATACTTTAATAATGAACAGCATTGTGTTGaattgatttaaataaaaatggcCTAATGCTCTGGGATTCTTCATTAGAAGAGGCTGATATGGGGTTTGGggactatattatatataaagatcaCTTGAAAAACATGGGGATATGGAATTcagagattctctctctctctctctctctctctctctctctctctctctctctctctctctctctctctctctctttccttctctctctctctctctctctctttctctctctctctctctctctctctctctctctctctctctctctctctcttcaatgCTTCTGGCCAATcactcttatttttccttctggagCTTTATCTCAAGCTCCCATGCCAAAACTAGGTCTTTCTTATCCCCCAGTTTCACTAGCTGTTCACTCCAGATGCCAGACCTATTGTTGGTGCCTAGAAAATCAGCAGTTTCAGTCCTTTGGATCACCTGGGAAGGCTATGTATAATTGGTGCCTCTTCCAATTCAGAGCCCTCCGAACACAAAATAAAGTCCAAGAATTTAGATGCATGTCATTCCTGTGTCATGATGTTTCTATAGGGATACTGGTGCTCTTACTCGGAAATATCATCACTGAACCAAACTAAAATCTGTTTCAAGGGAAGGGGATATGTCTCAGTAACTCGATTTCTTGACAACAGACAGCAAAAAGCCTGGGCCATTTCAGTTCCAACTTGTGCTatcaaagtcattattaaatgtttgagtCTGGATTAAATATATCtttctactttaaaattttatcatttaaattctAGTGTTCTCTTTCAAAATCCTTTCCAGTATATGTTGATAGCACCCCCTTTAATACTATTTCCCAAATTGTACTCACATTACCAGACCAGATGCCCAGAGGATAGCTACCTAGTTATCTTCTCAGTATTCTAGAGGTAACTCTAAAGGAGATGCTAAGATTTCCAATACTGTTGCTTAGAAGATTCCATAAGTATACTCCCTATTGATTATCAGTCAGAAAAATTTGGTAAATATTTGGTATTTTGGTAAGTATAGCAAATACAGTTGTTACAGAAATATTCCCCTAAATTGAGGATACATTATTCCCTTGATTAAATAAGGAGACAGTGGACACAGGCTGAAAGATCATATGTATGCAAAGTCTAAATTCAAAGTTGCTGATTGCTGAGAGATTTTTGCTTGCTTCATAGAATTCTCATGAAGCTAGTGTTAGACTTCTACTGGACTCTGACACTCAATGCTTTTCTAGAATTTTGAAGTTTCCTTTGCTTTGTTTATCTAATTCTCAGGATGTCCCTTATTTTCAACTGCAGGTGCTGCCACAACTCATTCTTGCTCTAGGGTCCTTGTTACTAGATTTAGCAAACATTCAAGATTTTCCTCCCTTTTGAAAACAAGGTCATTACCTGGTCAATAGGGAGGAAGAGGAGCTCCTGCTATCCTCTCTTCCTAAAGGCAGTTCTCTCACCAGACTCCTTCACTGCTCAATTAAACTATTGCTCAGCTGATAAGGTGCTAAAATGTTTGATTTAGAGCTATCTTGCTATTTTATACATAGAAgcatatttctgattttttccatTAGTTATAAGTTATTTCCTATACAGTATGCCCTAACGTCCTGTGACCCTTTTCAAATTGATAAAGAATGGTCTTAGAATGGGAATTTGGACCTATAGTCATTAATTTGATGGGAGgacaaatcttatttttaaactaTGATCTATGATATAAGGCTAATTTTAAGTCTAACATATTGTGGTATATGTTCAAAAGCTCCTTCCTATTCAGGCTGTTGTTGTTTCTGTCtgctcttcattttcaaagaggaccaataacatcatggGCAATGTCCTGATTCacatgtgaattgaatttaagtgaggctgaATTGCACAAAGTATTCaacctcactctttcttccaaagTCATTAAAGTCTAGTGAAAAGACAAAAGTCAACAGCACTAGTagtggcccaggatgcagtgggtgaccttggtgtctttgatgtctgaagAAGCTCTAAGTATTCCATAAGGCCTGCTTCAACCACTTTCATGATAATTGGGAAAAACTGTTTTCATCTGTTCATTCCatcaggggaagtcttcacatgtttggagTAGATATCCCCCTAACTCACTAATGGGTGTGAGGCTTTTTGGTTATTCTCAACCTGGTTTTAGCATGTCTGCCAAGACAGTTTAACAGGGGGTAGCCATTGTAcctgctacagcttcttggagccaaaaGTGAGAGTTAGAGGCAGGTGGATACCAAGAGTGAATAAAAAGCCTTGAAAAAGGCTCAGCAGTCTTCACATCAGACTTGCTGGTCCAGCCCATATACCCCAAGTCACTGTATACGCTTATTTTTGAAGGTCCTCCCATAGAGTATAGAATATATTCTAAGATCTGTGTACTAAGGGCTCTTCTAGTTCTCCCATTCTACATTCTAAGGTGTCTTCAAGTTCTGTCATTCCATGCTCTATGTTCAAAGTCCATTTCTACCTCTAATGTTTTATGAACaatattctaaggtcccttccaactaaAACATTCTATGAGTCTGATAAataattcttttctaattctgagagaggcCCTTCCCCTAACCATTTTCCTCCCATTCCCCAGAAATAGAAGACATAACAAGGAAAATTTTATCTAAGTGCTTTATTGATATAGTTCAGGATTTCTGGGGTCAGgtaaaagataaaacagaaaaacaataagagaaagaTAAGGGAAGATCCTGAAGTATTCCATTATTGTTCTGTTCATCATCCTGAAATCACACCAGGTGGGACAAAGCCTCCTGAAAGGTAGAATAATCATGATGAAACAAATTGCCTGAGATAATATGGAGTGAAGCACAGGGCTCTGGGGTGACTGGCCAGAGAATCATTTTCCCTTAAGGCTTAGAAGCTGGCAATTAGtattattctgatggaagtactAAAAGcaatagcaagcatttaatataattgttataGTAATAAGATCTAGCATGTAtataataccttaaaaattacaaagtaCATAATTTAttgtctcacttgatcctcataataattctgtgagataagtgatatttttaatctttatttaataagcaagagaactgaggctgagagaagtcaagtgacttgtgcaagatcacacaggtaataagtgatttaggtagaattcaaattcaagtcctttctgactccaagtctagttcTCAATTCATGGGTACAAACCAGTTGCCAAATAAATCTTCCCAttgcaaattattttcccttctcaTGCCCTCCTGAGATCTTCCCAACAGCCTTCTCAGAGAGACAGAATATTAGTAGTTAGCCCCATCATAATGAGAAATGAACAGATTCAGAAACAGGAAATGTATCATCATATCTAATTAGTGACAGAGCCTGGATGCAGAGCCACATAATTCATTGACTTTCATTCTATGACTTTTTCCACTCAACCCACTCTAAATATTGGTGATATCATTTTGCTATTTTATATTATGACTGCTACACTGTAGCACAGAGTATCATACACAATATGCACTTAAGAAGGGTTTCTTGAGTTTTAACTAAGGTTATCTTATATGGAGCCTTCAAGTAAGGGAGAAAAGCTCAGAAACCCAGGAGTAAAGAAATGTCAGCAAACCCAATTTTTCCCATATGAGCAAACTTCAATCTATTGTTTAAGTGTGAGAGATGTGATTAGTAGGTCAGGGTTCTACCTCAAGTGCCCTGCTTCCCTGTTTAAAATATCATAGTAACAATATACATCAACATACATACTTGGTAATATACTAAAATAAATACTATGTAATAATTTAGAGTAATTAGTAACAAATTAAAGAACTAATAATTGAAACTTGGCTCCATTGTATCTTACAATAATAATCATGTAAATGCACAGTAACTACAATAAAGGTGCAAGGATTATAAATTGTATAATAACTATACAATCATGATATGGTTACAAGACAATGACTACTAATATTTGtccaataagtatatatgactaCAGAAAGACTTCAATTAACTGTACAATTGTTCTAAAATGTCTGAATAATATCTATACATAATTATGTAATAACAACTATACAACATAAAGTCACTGGACAATTCTATCACTGTTATATGTACAATTATAAAATTGTAATATAGTGAATGTGGTAATTGTATAATCCTTTGACAATGATTCAATGACTTTCCAACAGTAGTTCAGAGGTTATATAGTAGATTTGTTCAATTGCTATGCAATTTCAATATTGTTACTATACAAAGACTATACAAGACAGGATTAATTGTATCAGAAGATAAGTATATAACCATCCCATGCAATGATTATATAGAAATTGTACGGTTGCCCAAAGTCTGTAGAGTTACACTGCAATGATTGTAACTTCTCTAAAGTGACTAATAAGTTCTTTTCAGGAAAAGGATTTTTCAGGGATAAGCCTTTTATgaagtattctctctctccctgctcaTAGCATCTTCTttttaatggcatctttctcTTTACTGTACCTAAATCTGGTTAGTCAACAAAATTTCTCTATGGATTTAACCTGTTAGTCAATGGCATacataaatacaattttatttattttttggctgaggcaatggagttaaatgacttgtccagggtcacacaactaggaaatgttaagtgtctaagatcacatttgaactcaggtcctcttgacttcagggctgatgctctattcactgtaccacctagattccttttttttttcccctgaggcaattggggttaagtgacttgcccaaggtcacacagctaggcagtgttaaatgTATGAGACCTGATTTAAAAtcaggttgtcctgacttcagaactggtgttctatctactgcgccacttATATGTTTCATGGTATATTCCTTTAATGAATTCTTCCAAACCCCTTTCCTTGGTAATCTTATTGCTgtttcaaatctatttcatatttaccattcctggtgacTATATTGAATCTTCATTTTGTCCAtatcctaaataaacctaccttttggcagaaaattaaataaaataaagtgacttgGTCATATCTATATACCAATAGTATATAGTTACAAATGAGGTAATGACTAGTGAGCACAGTGAAAAGTTGAATGGCAAGAGTGCCCAAATATTATTTACCAGCAGTTTTTTAACAGCTTCAGAAGCCTCAGGCCCCAGCTCATCCACACATTTCTTCAGTCCTTCAACCAAGTGCTCCACAGAGATGCCCAGTGTTTTCAAGACCATTTTCAGTGGATCAATAATGGCAAGGATGGTGTCCAGGGG
Proteins encoded:
- the SCGB3A2 gene encoding secretoglobin family 3A member 2, with product MKLGHIFLFVTFAICSYSATAFFIGNPINNILPLDTILAIIDPLKMVLKTLGISVEHLVEGLKKCVDELGPEASEAVKKLLEALSHLV